TTCAAGGGCACGATGGAACTGCACGAGCGCCTGGAGGGCGCCGAGGGGCCCAAGGAAGGCAAGGTGGTTCACGCCGTCTTCTGGCAGGTCATCGTCCAGATCGTCGTTCTCGATGCCGTCTTCTCGCTTGATTCGGTGATCACCGCCGTTGGCATGATCAGCCATCTGTCGGTGATGATGATCGCCGTGGTCGTGGCGATGGCGGTGATGATGGCCGCCTCCAAGCCGTTGATGGCTTTTGTGTCGCGCCATCCGACCGTGGTGATCCTCTGCCTGGGCTTTTTGATGATGATCGGCTTCTCGCTGATCGTCGAAGGCTTCGGCTTCCATATCCCCAAGGGGTATCTCTACGCCGCCATCGGCTTCTCGATCCTGATCGAGGCCTTCAATCAGGTCGCCCGGCGCAACCGCGAACGCATCACCAGCACCAGTGACCTGCGCGAGCGCACGGCCAATGCCGTTCTTAGCCTGATCGGCGGCCGGTCGGCCGAACAGGGCCTGGGGGAAACCGCCGATGTCGTCGCCGACCGCGGGGCGGTGAAGCAGATCTTCGCCCCCGAGGAAAAGGACATGATCCACGGGGTGCTGACCCTGGCCGAGCGGCCGGTGAAGTCGATCATGACGCCGCGCCCCGATATCGACTGGCTCGACCTCGATTCCCCCAAGGATGAACTGCGCGCCGAAATCCTGTCGATGGGGCATTCGCGCTTCCTGCTCGCCCATGGCAGCCTCGACCAGTTCATCGGCGTCGCCCTGGCCCGCGACCTGATGCGCGACCTGATGGAAGAGGGCCAGATCAACCTGGAACGCTCGGTGCGCCAGCCGCTGGTCGTCCATGAAAGCGTCAAGGTTCTGCGGCTGATGGAGCAATTGCGCCAGTCGCCGCTGCAGGTCGCCGTCGTGCTTGACGAATACGGCTCGCTCGAAGGCATCGCCACCCCGACCGATATCCTGGAAGCCATCGCCGGCGAGTTCCCCGACGAGGACGAGGATTACGTGACCGTGGAGCGCGGCGAGGACGGATCCTGGCTGGTCGAAGGCTGGCTCGACATCCGCCGCATCTCCAACATCATCGGCGTCGATCTGGTCGACGAGGCCGAT
The DNA window shown above is from Rhodospirillum rubrum ATCC 11170 and carries:
- a CDS encoding TerC family protein encodes the protein MMFEWIADPSAWVGLATLVLLEIVLGIDNLVFIAILADKLPPSQRNKARLLGLSLALIMRLGLLASISWIVTLTQPLFTVYGFGFSGRDLILLIGGLFLMFKGTMELHERLEGAEGPKEGKVVHAVFWQVIVQIVVLDAVFSLDSVITAVGMISHLSVMMIAVVVAMAVMMAASKPLMAFVSRHPTVVILCLGFLMMIGFSLIVEGFGFHIPKGYLYAAIGFSILIEAFNQVARRNRERITSTSDLRERTANAVLSLIGGRSAEQGLGETADVVADRGAVKQIFAPEEKDMIHGVLTLAERPVKSIMTPRPDIDWLDLDSPKDELRAEILSMGHSRFLLAHGSLDQFIGVALARDLMRDLMEEGQINLERSVRQPLVVHESVKVLRLMEQLRQSPLQVAVVLDEYGSLEGIATPTDILEAIAGEFPDEDEDYVTVERGEDGSWLVEGWLDIRRISNIIGVDLVDEADRYSTLAGYILWQLGHLPTEGERVIKGDLVVEVVSMQGRSIDKVRLHFENTDGEGA